A single region of the Gephyromycinifex aptenodytis genome encodes:
- a CDS encoding ABC transporter ATP-binding protein, which produces MSDSTSTAAVIRDPLMLRSIRSLLGTKARNQVTTLTTLNLVIGAMDGFAMLVLLPLSTSLTTHQREWGLTTSGWLLTLAAFALVGAVLRYAAAMNGYGVALGIIRAGHVAIGDALASLPLGWFRSSRTGSLSRLVSDGFISIGEMVAHLVSQVQMLSATLIVIVVGSWVWNPTLGLTLTLIAPIAVVVMVIAQSIRRSASESVVPSTVELSQRIVEFSACQPALRAAGRAEDFEPLVAAGRENDRARGRELWISIIPQVLNGIVMQAMAVTVILITAGLATRGALGPLEAIALIGLTLRYAHLLNDLGGLFISMDLARSPMDEIMAILEAPKLPEPCTKAPLPSPGRVELDGVTFGYAADRPVVKDVTFSAEPGMMLALVGPSGSGKTTIARLIARFWDVDAGAVRVGGTDVRKQSTEQLMAQLSMVFQDVYLFDDTLMENIRIGRENASDEEVHAVADLAGVTSIAERLPDGWQTRVGEGGRSLSGGERQRVSVARALLKQAPIVLLDEATSALDAENEDNIVASVAALREHATVLVIAHKLDTVRAADQILVLDEDGRVAERGTHDELFCADGAYRRFWERREAARGWQIAS; this is translated from the coding sequence ATGAGTGATTCCACCTCCACCGCCGCAGTCATCAGGGACCCCCTCATGCTGCGATCGATCCGATCACTGCTGGGGACCAAAGCCCGCAACCAGGTGACGACGCTCACCACCCTCAACCTCGTCATCGGCGCCATGGACGGCTTCGCGATGCTGGTCCTGCTGCCACTGTCCACCTCGTTGACCACACACCAGCGGGAATGGGGATTGACCACCTCCGGATGGCTGCTCACCCTGGCAGCGTTCGCCCTCGTCGGCGCCGTGCTGCGCTACGCCGCTGCGATGAACGGCTACGGGGTCGCCCTCGGCATCATCCGCGCCGGTCATGTGGCCATCGGCGACGCGCTCGCCTCCCTCCCGCTGGGCTGGTTCCGATCCTCCCGGACCGGCAGTTTGTCCCGGCTCGTCTCCGACGGCTTCATATCGATCGGGGAGATGGTGGCGCACCTGGTCAGTCAGGTCCAGATGCTCTCGGCCACTCTCATCGTCATCGTCGTCGGCTCGTGGGTGTGGAATCCCACCCTGGGGCTCACGCTGACCCTCATCGCGCCCATCGCCGTCGTGGTCATGGTGATCGCGCAGTCGATCCGGCGTTCCGCCTCCGAAAGCGTGGTTCCCTCCACGGTCGAGCTGTCTCAGCGCATCGTTGAGTTCTCCGCCTGCCAGCCCGCGCTGCGCGCCGCGGGGCGAGCCGAGGACTTTGAACCGTTGGTGGCTGCCGGGCGCGAGAACGACCGTGCCCGAGGCCGGGAACTGTGGATCAGCATCATCCCGCAGGTGCTCAACGGCATCGTCATGCAGGCGATGGCTGTCACGGTCATCCTGATCACCGCAGGTCTGGCTACCAGAGGCGCCCTCGGGCCGTTGGAGGCCATCGCGCTGATCGGTCTCACCCTGCGCTACGCCCACCTTCTGAACGACCTCGGGGGGTTGTTCATCAGCATGGACCTGGCCCGTTCACCGATGGACGAGATCATGGCCATCCTCGAGGCACCCAAGCTCCCCGAGCCCTGCACCAAGGCCCCGCTGCCTTCACCCGGGCGGGTCGAGCTGGACGGGGTGACCTTCGGCTACGCCGCGGATCGCCCCGTGGTGAAGGACGTCACCTTCAGCGCCGAGCCGGGCATGATGCTGGCCCTGGTCGGCCCGTCGGGCTCAGGCAAGACAACCATCGCCCGATTGATCGCCCGGTTCTGGGACGTCGACGCCGGGGCGGTTCGGGTGGGCGGTACCGACGTTCGCAAACAGAGCACCGAACAGTTGATGGCCCAGCTGTCCATGGTCTTCCAGGACGTCTACCTTTTCGACGACACCCTTATGGAGAACATTCGCATCGGCCGGGAGAACGCCAGCGACGAGGAGGTCCACGCGGTGGCGGACCTGGCCGGGGTCACTTCCATCGCCGAGCGGCTGCCCGATGGCTGGCAGACCCGTGTCGGTGAGGGCGGGCGTTCCCTGTCCGGTGGCGAGCGTCAGCGGGTGTCGGTGGCTCGCGCGCTTCTCAAGCAAGCACCCATCGTCCTGCTCGACGAGGCCACCAGCGCTCTGGACGCCGAGAACGAGGACAACATCGTCGCCAGCGTCGCTGCCTTGCGTGAGCACGCCACCGTGCTGGTCATCGCGCACAAGCTCGATACCGTTCGCGCCGCCGACCAGATCCTCGTCCTGGACGAGGACGGCCGGGTCGCCGAACGCGGCACCCACGACGAATTGTTCTGCGCAGATGGGGCTTACCGGCGCTTCTGGGAGCGACGCGAGGCTGCCCGTGGGTGGCAGATCGCCAGCTGA
- a CDS encoding AraC family transcriptional regulator has protein sequence MPVCDIVLRHRGDELAIALAGSAVFAVEDGELVADRVHAVWIPAAHPHRVRSSVESLVMPLWIPPEQVAHTPSRPCLVRRTSRLESLARSLLQPQALRPLDIRRTQRELATEVASVAGVSGVPRLPRDPRARRVAEQVLRDPGDPRSREAWAASEHISSRTLSRLFQGETGMVFSQWRTAVRMERAARLLVEGTEVSVASRKCGYSTVSAFSTAFARHMGESPARYRRSHRRGN, from the coding sequence GTGCCCGTTTGCGACATCGTGCTGCGTCACCGCGGCGATGAACTCGCCATTGCCTTAGCAGGGAGTGCGGTTTTCGCTGTGGAGGATGGTGAGCTGGTAGCTGACCGCGTCCACGCGGTGTGGATTCCCGCCGCCCATCCCCACCGTGTGCGCTCTAGCGTGGAATCTCTGGTGATGCCGCTGTGGATTCCGCCGGAGCAGGTGGCCCACACGCCGAGTCGCCCCTGTCTGGTTCGCAGGACGTCCCGGCTGGAGAGCCTGGCGCGTTCGCTGTTGCAGCCGCAAGCGCTACGACCGCTGGATATCCGTCGCACTCAGCGGGAGTTGGCAACCGAGGTGGCCAGTGTGGCCGGCGTGTCTGGAGTGCCCCGCCTGCCGCGGGATCCCAGGGCCAGGCGGGTGGCTGAACAGGTGTTGCGCGATCCGGGCGATCCTCGATCAAGAGAGGCCTGGGCAGCCTCGGAGCACATTTCGTCCCGCACGTTGAGCAGGCTGTTCCAGGGGGAGACCGGCATGGTGTTCTCCCAATGGCGCACAGCGGTGCGGATGGAGCGTGCCGCGCGGCTACTGGTGGAGGGCACCGAAGTCTCGGTGGCTTCCCGCAAGTGTGGCTACAGTACGGTTTCGGCCTTCAGCACGGCCTTCGCGCGACACATGGGAGAGTCCCCGGCTCGCTATCGACGCTCACACCGTCGGGGTAACTGA
- the fepB gene encoding Fe2+-enterobactin ABC transporter substrate-binding protein: protein MTKSLRSFLALLTCVLVLFASACSSGKTEPAAPAPSSAGAWPRTITGAKGETTLEKQPTRIVSTSVVLTGSLLAIDAPVIGTGAAKPNDRGLDNQGLFAHWSPIAKEHGVKVLYNNQEVDLEAVASADPDLILVAATGGDSAMDAYDQLTKLAPVVVIDYNKIGWEEVTKQLGTITGLEENASKVLEDYSTKISELKASMQAPSDPVQMIVHMGEKGAAFAKPGGPHDKVISELGFKLDTTDLTKANKGQGAGQDRGDFVFLSQENAVAALTAKDVLIVGGDDKIVDRLKSDPAYGTIPAARSGKLVPLGVASYKLDYYSALDMAEHLAAAYKK, encoded by the coding sequence ATGACGAAGTCCTTACGCAGTTTCCTCGCTCTGCTGACGTGCGTTCTGGTCCTGTTCGCATCGGCCTGTTCCTCGGGCAAGACCGAGCCCGCCGCCCCCGCGCCCTCCAGCGCGGGCGCCTGGCCACGCACCATCACCGGCGCCAAGGGCGAGACAACGCTGGAGAAACAACCCACCCGCATCGTCTCCACCTCCGTCGTCCTGACCGGTTCGCTGCTGGCCATCGACGCACCCGTGATCGGCACCGGGGCAGCCAAGCCGAACGACCGCGGACTGGACAACCAGGGGCTGTTCGCCCACTGGTCCCCCATCGCCAAGGAGCACGGGGTGAAGGTGCTCTACAACAACCAGGAGGTGGACCTGGAAGCCGTTGCCTCAGCAGACCCGGATCTGATCCTGGTCGCGGCCACCGGCGGAGACTCCGCAATGGATGCCTACGACCAGCTCACCAAGCTGGCCCCCGTGGTGGTTATCGACTACAACAAGATCGGCTGGGAAGAGGTCACCAAGCAGCTGGGTACGATCACCGGGCTGGAGGAGAACGCCTCCAAGGTCTTGGAGGATTACTCCACGAAGATCTCGGAGTTGAAGGCCTCCATGCAGGCCCCCTCCGATCCGGTCCAAATGATCGTCCACATGGGTGAGAAGGGCGCGGCCTTCGCAAAGCCCGGTGGCCCCCACGACAAGGTGATCAGCGAACTCGGGTTCAAGCTGGACACGACGGACCTCACCAAGGCCAACAAGGGGCAGGGCGCTGGCCAGGACCGCGGCGATTTCGTCTTCCTCTCCCAGGAGAATGCCGTGGCTGCCTTGACGGCCAAGGACGTATTGATCGTCGGTGGTGACGACAAGATCGTCGACCGCCTCAAGAGCGACCCGGCCTACGGAACTATCCCCGCCGCCAGAAGCGGAAAGCTGGTGCCGCTGGGCGTCGCCTCCTACAAGCTCGACTACTACAGCGCACTGGACATGGCCGAGCACCTGGCGGCTGCCTACAAGAAGTGA
- a CDS encoding ABC-2 family transporter permease yields the protein MNATNVSEHTLIGTPQPGFAAALRAELLRSRRSSTLRIPMLGLLIAILQGLGWWVVATQELSSWHQLYFWTVIYATAMQGPLIGLVVGLHIGRESRAREGGTLWRPVSPRTISLARAAVLYLAVLFFDLAITVPMLGFGLAAGLPEPPLGMALQTGFLLWAASGLWIALAILLSRLTSMGFALGAGLVWQLAGTLMAEKASWWWQPWTWMVRPMLPVLGVHANGVALEAGSPVWEYPVWPLAFANLALGLIVVAATATWGPVRLRLWRHGAANPAPTAANPAVRTEGSWHTGRPHRVLAMSGSLRRTPIDALTITAAALLVAVALLWEGQGVMAFTGGVLLPFGTCLLACLVWNAQQPALRALAVRTRTSVVAGALAVDVLARLAAMWLWCAALLLFTGSWSTLFLVALAACAVTLSTLNLWLAARFGTGTAIATTILGTAMGLVFAAPQIVEVTWVATGYVFPLVSTDPFRVLLGILASSLVTASAGALWLRALSRAAGQ from the coding sequence ATGAATGCCACGAACGTCTCTGAGCACACCCTGATCGGCACGCCGCAGCCCGGATTCGCAGCTGCGCTGCGCGCCGAACTCCTCCGTTCCCGGCGCAGTTCCACGCTGCGGATCCCGATGTTGGGCCTGCTGATCGCCATCCTGCAGGGCCTGGGCTGGTGGGTCGTGGCAACCCAGGAGCTGAGCTCATGGCACCAGTTGTACTTCTGGACGGTCATCTACGCCACCGCCATGCAAGGCCCACTGATCGGGCTCGTCGTCGGCCTGCACATCGGCCGCGAGTCCCGCGCCCGCGAAGGCGGGACTCTATGGCGTCCGGTCTCGCCGCGAACCATCTCCCTGGCCCGCGCCGCGGTGTTGTACCTGGCAGTGCTCTTCTTCGACCTGGCGATCACCGTGCCCATGTTGGGCTTCGGCCTGGCTGCCGGTCTGCCAGAGCCGCCGCTGGGAATGGCACTGCAGACCGGTTTCCTCTTGTGGGCAGCCAGCGGGCTGTGGATCGCGCTGGCGATCCTCCTCTCCCGACTGACCTCCATGGGCTTCGCACTCGGCGCGGGGCTGGTGTGGCAGCTGGCGGGCACGCTCATGGCCGAGAAAGCCTCCTGGTGGTGGCAGCCGTGGACGTGGATGGTGCGCCCGATGCTCCCGGTCTTGGGAGTGCACGCCAACGGGGTCGCGCTGGAAGCGGGCTCGCCGGTGTGGGAGTACCCGGTCTGGCCGCTGGCGTTCGCGAATCTGGCGCTGGGGCTGATAGTCGTGGCAGCCACTGCGACCTGGGGGCCGGTCAGGCTGCGCCTGTGGCGCCACGGCGCCGCAAACCCGGCCCCGACGGCGGCCAATCCTGCCGTGCGCACCGAAGGCTCGTGGCATACCGGGCGGCCACACCGGGTGCTGGCCATGTCCGGCTCGCTTCGGCGTACCCCGATCGATGCCCTGACGATCACGGCCGCAGCGCTGCTGGTGGCGGTCGCGCTGCTGTGGGAGGGCCAGGGCGTCATGGCGTTCACCGGCGGCGTGCTGCTGCCGTTCGGCACCTGCCTGCTGGCATGCTTGGTCTGGAACGCTCAACAGCCCGCGCTGCGCGCCCTGGCCGTCCGTACCCGCACATCGGTTGTGGCGGGGGCCCTGGCCGTGGATGTGCTGGCCCGGCTGGCTGCCATGTGGCTGTGGTGCGCCGCTCTGCTCCTGTTCACCGGCTCCTGGTCGACGCTGTTCCTAGTGGCGTTGGCGGCCTGCGCGGTGACGCTGAGCACCCTCAACCTGTGGCTGGCGGCCAGATTCGGTACCGGCACGGCTATCGCGACCACGATCCTGGGCACCGCGATGGGCCTGGTGTTCGCCGCTCCCCAAATCGTCGAGGTGACCTGGGTGGCCACCGGCTACGTCTTCCCCCTGGTCAGCACCGACCCGTTCCGGGTCCTCCTCGGCATCCTCGCCTCGAGCCTGGTCACCGCGAGCGCCGGGGCGCTCTGGCTGCGGGCGCTCAGCCGAGCCGCCGGGCAGTGA
- a CDS encoding ABC transporter ATP-binding protein produces the protein MRGPQRPVIDVHDVCFRYQGGEYGLDEVSFTADAGTVSLLCGPSGSGKTTALRLLNGLVPHFHEGRITGSVTVAGVDVPSRPLHEAGLTSATVFQNPRTQFFTDEVGSELAFGNENLGVARAETLRRLQHAAAVTNTTALLDRRLSQLSGGQIQRVACAAAIAATTPVLLFDEPSSNLSSDTIGQLREILAQQKAAGRTIVVAEHRLYYLRELVDQVFYFDRGRLRYRFEGAEFFALSEQTRCDLGLRRLTPPSGRRPAPPVPPREPGAWPRAGADSLLVSRPEDPRHRVRLLPQRHHHRHHRPQRMRQDHPG, from the coding sequence GTGAGGGGACCTCAGAGACCGGTCATCGACGTGCACGATGTCTGCTTCCGCTATCAGGGCGGCGAGTACGGCCTGGACGAGGTGAGCTTCACCGCGGATGCCGGCACCGTGAGCCTGCTGTGCGGGCCGAGCGGTTCGGGCAAAACCACGGCCCTGCGACTGCTGAACGGACTGGTCCCCCACTTCCACGAGGGACGCATCACCGGATCCGTCACCGTCGCCGGAGTCGATGTGCCTTCCCGTCCGTTGCACGAGGCCGGCCTCACCAGCGCGACGGTCTTTCAGAACCCCCGCACCCAGTTCTTCACCGACGAAGTCGGCTCCGAGCTGGCCTTCGGAAACGAGAACCTGGGGGTTGCCCGGGCCGAGACGCTGCGGCGCCTCCAGCATGCTGCAGCCGTCACCAACACCACTGCGCTGCTTGATCGCCGACTGTCCCAGTTGTCAGGAGGGCAGATCCAACGGGTCGCCTGCGCCGCGGCTATTGCCGCCACCACCCCGGTGTTGTTGTTCGACGAACCCTCCTCGAATCTGTCCAGTGACACCATCGGGCAGTTGCGCGAGATCCTCGCGCAGCAGAAAGCCGCGGGCCGCACCATCGTGGTCGCCGAACACCGGCTGTACTACCTGCGCGAGCTTGTCGACCAGGTCTTCTACTTCGACCGCGGACGCTTGCGGTACCGCTTCGAGGGCGCGGAGTTCTTCGCCCTGAGCGAGCAGACGCGCTGCGACCTCGGGCTGCGCCGCCTGACTCCCCCATCCGGTCGACGACCTGCTCCCCCCGTCCCCCCCCGCGAACCAGGCGCGTGGCCTCGAGCTGGAGCAGATTCGCTTCTCGTATCGAGACCGGAAGATCCTCGACATCGAGTCCGCTTACTTCCCCAGCGGCACCATCACCGCCATCACCGGCCCCAACGGATGCGGCAAGACCACCCTGGCTAG
- a CDS encoding ATP-binding cassette domain-containing protein gives MRFSYRDRKILDIESAYFPSGTITAITGPNGCGKTTLARILCGLATPQRGGTIRLDGRVLSEAARTRESYVVMQDVGRQLFSESVLDEVTLGLDAKDRAEVDVAALLAGVQLTGMEQRHPQSLSGGQRQRLVIASAMAQPSRVTIFDEPTSGVGRAHLQAIAGQMRALAEAGHVVIVITHDEELIDSCADAALHLPDINHAREDSETR, from the coding sequence ATTCGCTTCTCGTATCGAGACCGGAAGATCCTCGACATCGAGTCCGCTTACTTCCCCAGCGGCACCATCACCGCCATCACCGGCCCCAACGGATGCGGCAAGACCACCCTGGCTAGGATCCTGTGCGGACTCGCGACGCCGCAACGCGGCGGGACGATCCGACTTGATGGCCGGGTGCTGAGCGAGGCGGCACGCACCCGCGAGAGCTACGTCGTCATGCAAGACGTCGGCCGTCAACTCTTCTCAGAGTCCGTGCTCGACGAGGTCACGCTGGGTTTAGACGCCAAGGACCGCGCCGAGGTCGACGTCGCCGCGCTGCTGGCCGGGGTGCAACTGACCGGCATGGAGCAGCGCCATCCCCAGTCACTGTCGGGCGGTCAGCGACAGCGCCTCGTCATCGCCTCCGCCATGGCCCAACCCTCTCGCGTGACCATCTTCGACGAGCCCACCTCTGGCGTGGGCCGTGCCCACCTGCAGGCCATCGCCGGGCAGATGCGAGCGCTCGCCGAAGCGGGCCACGTCGTCATCGTCATCACCCATGACGAAGAACTCATCGACTCCTGCGCGGATGCAGCCCTCCATCTACCAGACATCAACCACGCTCGAGAGGACAGCGAAACCAGATGA
- a CDS encoding ABC transporter ATP-binding protein, producing MTDTPTPDAAADKRARAKDALKWILAPIRGRILLAQILAGLSGALAVAPYVALVRLGEVLLRAHAENATPDAEQVHTISMWLIGTFLTQLSLYFLALAVTHFADLKLGRVIRERVIDRLAHAPLAWFTDTNSGRVRKAVQDDVKTLHTLVAHAPVESTAAAIIPLALVVYAFTVDWRLGLLSVATLPVYAGIQAFGMRDMGTKTAQMDSHLGNVSATAVEFADGIAVVKAFGRVGEAHRRFSDAARTFSDFYSAWVTPLLRISAFGDATVSVPVLVLINMAGGAALVRAGVVTPADALTTTLIALVVPASILTIGRTAWSYQLAGNAALRVDEVLNGPTLAEPTETATPEGTRIELKDVSFSYGHTRALDGVDLTLEPGSVTALVGPSGSGKSTLATMTARFQDPQSGSILLGGVDLRQLPSEELYRTVSFVLQDPQLPRLSIRENIRLARPDASDEQVMQAAADAQITADIAQLPEGLDTIVGDGSNLSGGQRQRIAIARALLADAPVLVLDEATAATDADCEAEIQEALNRLVKGRTVLVIGHRPESVLGADRVVRLDLGRVTGDLQGEQVTAEAVHALMTATALTPSN from the coding sequence ATGACCGATACCCCGACCCCGGACGCCGCCGCCGACAAGAGGGCCCGCGCCAAGGACGCCCTCAAGTGGATACTTGCCCCCATTCGCGGGCGCATTCTGCTGGCCCAGATCCTGGCCGGACTCTCCGGAGCCCTGGCCGTCGCTCCCTATGTCGCGCTGGTGCGACTCGGCGAAGTGCTGCTGCGTGCCCACGCCGAGAATGCGACACCCGACGCCGAGCAGGTCCACACCATCAGCATGTGGCTGATCGGCACCTTCCTCACCCAGCTGTCCCTGTACTTCCTGGCCCTGGCGGTCACCCACTTCGCCGACCTCAAGCTCGGCCGGGTGATCCGCGAGCGCGTCATCGACCGGCTCGCGCACGCACCCCTGGCCTGGTTCACCGACACCAACTCCGGGCGGGTTCGCAAGGCCGTCCAGGACGATGTGAAGACCCTGCACACCCTCGTCGCCCACGCCCCCGTCGAGTCGACCGCGGCGGCAATCATCCCGCTGGCGCTGGTCGTCTACGCCTTCACCGTCGACTGGCGGTTGGGCCTGCTCAGCGTCGCGACCCTGCCCGTCTATGCCGGTATCCAGGCCTTCGGCATGCGCGACATGGGCACCAAGACCGCACAGATGGACAGCCATCTGGGAAACGTCTCAGCCACCGCAGTCGAGTTCGCTGACGGCATCGCCGTGGTCAAGGCGTTCGGTCGCGTCGGAGAGGCACACCGTCGCTTCAGCGACGCCGCCCGCACCTTCTCCGATTTCTACTCCGCCTGGGTCACGCCCCTCTTGCGCATCAGCGCCTTCGGCGATGCGACGGTCAGCGTCCCGGTGCTCGTGCTCATCAACATGGCGGGCGGGGCGGCGCTGGTGCGCGCGGGCGTGGTGACGCCGGCCGATGCGCTGACCACCACCCTGATCGCGCTGGTGGTGCCGGCCTCGATCCTGACGATCGGCCGGACCGCCTGGTCCTACCAGCTCGCCGGCAACGCTGCGCTTCGCGTCGATGAGGTCCTGAACGGACCGACCCTTGCCGAACCGACCGAGACGGCCACCCCCGAAGGAACCCGGATCGAACTCAAGGACGTCTCCTTCTCCTACGGTCACACGCGTGCCCTCGACGGGGTAGACCTCACCCTCGAGCCCGGCTCAGTGACCGCTCTGGTCGGCCCCTCGGGGTCGGGCAAGTCCACGCTGGCCACGATGACCGCCCGATTCCAGGATCCCCAGTCCGGATCGATCCTGCTCGGCGGCGTCGACCTGCGCCAGCTGCCGTCTGAGGAGCTGTACCGCACCGTCTCCTTCGTGCTGCAGGATCCGCAGCTGCCACGGCTGAGCATCCGGGAGAACATCCGACTGGCGCGTCCGGATGCAAGCGACGAACAGGTGATGCAGGCAGCAGCCGACGCCCAGATCACCGCCGACATCGCCCAGCTTCCCGAGGGGCTGGACACGATCGTGGGCGATGGGTCGAACCTGTCCGGCGGTCAGCGACAGCGCATCGCGATCGCCCGGGCGCTGCTGGCTGATGCGCCGGTCCTCGTCCTGGACGAGGCCACCGCTGCCACCGACGCCGACTGCGAGGCCGAGATCCAAGAGGCGCTCAACCGACTCGTCAAGGGCCGGACGGTGCTGGTCATCGGCCACCGTCCCGAGTCAGTTCTCGGGGCCGACCGGGTGGTGCGTCTCGATCTGGGGCGTGTCACCGGCGACCTCCAGGGTGAACAGGTCACGGCCGAGGCCGTGCACGCCCTGATGACCGCCACCGCCCTCACCCCCAGCAACTGA
- a CDS encoding FecCD family ABC transporter permease → MRHLLLGAVLGLVILVLGMTSLFLGSHGTHPGEVIASLNHFDPQNSTHVIVWRLRLPRFATAVVAGLGLGAATAVIQSMTRNPLAEPGLLGINSGAALFVTLGLVFWQADSAAAMMVMAMLGAAAAGAVVLMVGGAFSGTADPIRLVLAGAAFSAVIAAFTIMLLLNYPSVFVAFRYWDAGGVAPRPWPLILLGAAMVGLGALVAAAAARSLDALALGQDLGKAMGASTRRAWGLGSVSVVILCGSATALVGPIGFLGLAAAVASRRLCRGGLMTVAPIAALFASAVLLAADLIGRRLASPAEMQAGLVCGLLGAPVFVAIARRSRVVTA, encoded by the coding sequence GTGAGGCATCTGCTCCTCGGTGCAGTGTTGGGGCTCGTCATCCTCGTTCTGGGGATGACGAGCCTCTTCCTCGGATCGCACGGCACCCATCCCGGCGAGGTGATCGCCTCCCTCAACCACTTCGATCCGCAGAACTCCACCCACGTCATCGTCTGGCGACTGCGGTTGCCTCGATTCGCAACGGCGGTGGTGGCCGGACTCGGGCTGGGGGCGGCCACCGCCGTCATCCAGAGCATGACCCGCAACCCCCTGGCCGAGCCCGGTCTGCTGGGTATCAACTCCGGGGCAGCCCTCTTCGTCACCCTGGGGCTGGTCTTCTGGCAGGCAGATTCGGCTGCCGCCATGATGGTGATGGCCATGCTCGGAGCCGCGGCGGCCGGGGCAGTGGTCCTCATGGTGGGGGGCGCTTTCTCAGGCACGGCGGATCCGATCCGGCTCGTGCTGGCCGGTGCCGCGTTCTCGGCTGTCATCGCTGCCTTCACCATCATGCTGCTGCTGAACTACCCCTCGGTCTTCGTCGCTTTCCGCTATTGGGACGCCGGCGGCGTCGCGCCCAGGCCGTGGCCGCTCATCCTGCTGGGCGCAGCCATGGTGGGGTTGGGAGCCTTGGTGGCCGCTGCGGCTGCCCGGTCCTTGGACGCCCTCGCGTTGGGTCAGGACCTCGGCAAAGCCATGGGCGCCTCAACCCGCCGGGCCTGGGGGCTGGGTTCGGTGTCGGTGGTGATCCTGTGCGGGTCGGCCACCGCGCTGGTGGGCCCGATCGGTTTCCTCGGCTTGGCCGCTGCCGTGGCCAGCCGTCGACTGTGTCGTGGCGGGCTGATGACGGTGGCCCCCATAGCCGCCCTATTCGCCAGCGCCGTGCTGTTGGCCGCCGACCTGATCGGGCGCAGGCTGGCGTCACCGGCGGAGATGCAGGCCGGTCTGGTGTGCGGTTTGCTGGGCGCGCCGGTATTCGTGGCGATCGCCCGACGCTCCCGGGTGGTGACGGCATGA
- a CDS encoding TetR/AcrR family transcriptional regulator: MSPSLPGRRKTGPKPTFSLADVVAAAVKIGLDRMTLAAVAQELGVAAPSLYRVVSSREDLLDRCMARAAQDLVLPDPGLPWQQQLRDYANACWDLHSRYPGLTTALIQVPGAHAHIQDYLDKLIAGLRQVDIPANDERIHFTIDFIADTVLITHLFVQTMRSQTAAGDPALQVARERLAAQRPDGDVHFPAEECWLDRGFLDEKIDFIIAGIEAGH; this comes from the coding sequence ATGTCGCCCTCCCTGCCCGGCCGCCGCAAGACCGGCCCGAAGCCGACCTTCTCACTAGCGGACGTAGTGGCGGCCGCCGTCAAGATCGGTCTGGACCGGATGACACTGGCTGCGGTCGCCCAAGAGCTAGGGGTGGCCGCGCCCAGTCTCTACCGGGTGGTCTCCTCCCGCGAGGATTTGCTGGACCGCTGCATGGCCCGGGCGGCACAGGATCTGGTTCTGCCCGACCCGGGTCTGCCCTGGCAGCAGCAGTTGCGCGACTATGCCAACGCCTGTTGGGACCTACACAGCCGGTATCCCGGTCTCACCACTGCTCTCATTCAGGTGCCGGGGGCTCATGCCCACATTCAGGATTACCTCGACAAGCTCATTGCGGGATTACGCCAGGTCGACATACCCGCCAACGACGAGCGCATACACTTCACGATCGATTTCATCGCCGACACCGTCCTGATCACCCATCTGTTCGTGCAGACCATGCGCAGCCAAACCGCAGCGGGCGACCCAGCTCTGCAGGTGGCCAGAGAACGATTGGCGGCCCAGCGCCCCGACGGCGACGTGCACTTTCCCGCCGAGGAGTGCTGGTTGGACCGAGGCTTCCTGGACGAAAAGATCGACTTCATCATCGCCGGGATCGAAGCGGGACACTGA